The genomic interval ATGGCGGTGGGGAAAATGAACATATTTCAGCAGCCGAATTGAGCAGGGAGTTAAATGTGATTCAGAATCATCACTTCGTACGCTCACAGATCGTCAAAAAGTTTCCGATGCTAAATAAGATGAATGAAGCATCAATGCTAGAATCAACTCGTTCATTTCAGCCGATTAAGGGGAGAGAGAGTAGGCATAATGACAGTCAATTAATCGCTCTCCCGTATGTAAACCGGTTATCCTATGATCTTGCGTCGGCTTGCCGAGAGCGATTTTCACCAGATATGGATTTTGTTCTCGGTAAGGTAACCCAATCTCAACTTGCCGTACTGCTGCAAGAGGTGACATCAGCGTTTATGTATCGAAATGACTTGGATGAAGAATATGAAAAGTCTCGTGTTTCACTTTACGGCTGTTTTTATCATGTTGAAGGCATTCCGGACGGTGCTTATCAATATGACAGTGCTGAACATGCCTTAAGACAAATACAACCCGGCGATCATCGACTCCCTTTGCAATATGGAATGACGATAGGAAATGTTAACTTGCTCCAAGTTCCGCTCTGCTTCCATGTGGCAGGTGATAAGGATTACTTTAAATCAGAACTGGGGTATAGAGGATACAGGATACAACAAATGGAAGCAGGAATGCTCGTACAGCGATTATTGCTAGTATCATCAGCACTTGGAATGGGCGGGCATCCACTTCTCGGGTTTGATGCGAAATTGTGTGATGAGATTTATCAAATGGACTCGCTGGGGAAAACCAGCCTTATCCAAATCCCGATCGGTCCCTATCGAAACCGTCCGTGGTTGCAGGGAAGCTTGTTAAGCTAAGTAGAAAAGTATCAGTTTTAGGCTGCTAACCTTAAGGTTCTTGCAACTTTAACTCATAATCTTGCAACGTCACGATAAAATGACGTAACTCACTTTGTTAGAAGTGAGTTTTTTCGTTTTTTTTATTAAAAAACACACTTTGACATCTACCTGACACATTGATTGATTAAGGTTCATATAGGTTGTTTAATCGAAATTAAAGTGGACCGCAGTCTAAATGAAACAGGGAATCTTCAAGCTGGAGATATGACAGGCACTGACGGAAATCCATCTGAAGGGAATGATCGTTTGGATGGCAGTCAACCAACAATGAATCAAGGAAAGCCTGGAAGTTCTGTTGATGCAAACCTTGTAGCCTATTTAGAAGAAAAGAATAATGGTGAGAAATACTTTGTTGCCGTCCCTTCTGCACAAGATGCCTATTCAATATGTTAAACACCGATTATGCCGTGATGGCAATGGGCGGTTTCTCAGGTACTGATCCAGCTCTAACGGTAGAAAGACTTGAAAAAATGACTGAAAAGGGTGAAGTGAAATACTTCCTTCTTTCGGGTAATGGCGGACGTCAATCTGAAACCGTTAATACTTGGATCCTCGAAAACTGTGAGAAAGTTCCAAGCAGTGAATGGAATTCAGAAACAACAGAAGAAACAAGTGATGAGGCTTCGATTGGAAGAGGGCAAACATTGTATGTTTATCAAGGAAATCAATAAGCATATTTGAAGAACTGGTTCATTTATAATGGACCAGTTTTTTTATTCACAGAGGTCAATCTATTTTACTCAGTAAAAATAGATTGGATGAAAGATGACTATGTATCTATAAATTTATTGATGACCAAACTAAAAAATGATAGGGACATTTTGTTAGAATGTGAAGTCTTATACTTAAATGAACGGGGCAGGATCGGTTTAGAACAGTGGCGAAGAGTGAAACTGAAACCACTGTTCTATTTATTCGTAACTATAGATATAAATAAAATGACGAATAGGAGGAGGTTAAATGAAAGCAATTGTGTACTCAAAGTACGGTCCCCCAGATGTTCTTCAACTGAAAGAGGTAGAAAAGCCTGTTCCTAAAGAAAATGAAATACTAGTAAAAGTAAAAGCCACAACCGTAACAGTAGCAGATATTCGATCACGGAGTTTTACAGTTCCTCCCGCTTTTTGGCTGCCTGCCCGAATAACACTTGGTTTCAGACAACCTAAAAAA from Metabacillus sediminilitoris carries:
- a CDS encoding SagB family peptide dehydrogenase translates to MPNLRKIGHFLWYVFGLTQFSQTAFTSTEEVPELMQSSRRFVPSGGALYPSELYVYLKIEDLPFGVYHYDVAHHRLVLLREGNFDSYIASALGNRCELSSSFGAAFVSTMFWKNYYKYNNFAYRLQGLDAGVLIGQLLEVAKRFGFASGVYFQFLDKAINHLLGLSQEEESVYAVIPLTVEPTRWYPNGGGENEHISAAELSRELNVIQNHHFVRSQIVKKFPMLNKMNEASMLESTRSFQPIKGRESRHNDSQLIALPYVNRLSYDLASACRERFSPDMDFVLGKVTQSQLAVLLQEVTSAFMYRNDLDEEYEKSRVSLYGCFYHVEGIPDGAYQYDSAEHALRQIQPGDHRLPLQYGMTIGNVNLLQVPLCFHVAGDKDYFKSELGYRGYRIQQMEAGMLVQRLLLVSSALGMGGHPLLGFDAKLCDEIYQMDSLGKTSLIQIPIGPYRNRPWLQGSLLS
- a CDS encoding mannosyltransferase YkcB-related protein, with the translated sequence MLNTDYAVMAMGGFSGTDPALTVERLEKMTEKGEVKYFLLSGNGGRQSETVNTWILENCEKVPSSEWNSETTEETSDEASIGRGQTLYVYQGNQ